A stretch of the Methylacidiphilum caldifontis genome encodes the following:
- a CDS encoding alpha-E domain-containing protein, with translation MSGQRIENIYWTARYIERALVSLNVCQSYLGYGLEASAEKWSCCWERIKKGLRIFNRGPIQGELSSTLFFVLFDHDNPLSSLCSLFSARENAKILRDWLPLPLWEYLNSAYFLLSSTTASSPFQLSCYPLIKEVIEKILVMRQLQDYLFEEEPFLLWLKIGEYIEKVGNCAAFFFAYHPEENKDDPPYEEWEAFLNSLFIRDLLKKKIGMNELSYEKTALYILGSSLYPYSILSLLDKMLHYLGVLSQQWDIELLQTQTKELFSKVLEQVKNGITAERNKKIFLDIQIECNTIHQSLLSSLG, from the coding sequence ATGAGCGGACAGCGAATCGAAAACATTTACTGGACAGCAAGGTATATAGAAAGGGCCTTGGTGAGTTTGAATGTTTGCCAAAGTTATCTAGGTTATGGACTAGAAGCTTCGGCAGAAAAATGGTCGTGTTGCTGGGAAAGGATCAAAAAAGGATTGAGAATTTTTAACCGTGGGCCTATCCAGGGAGAGCTGTCATCTACTCTTTTCTTTGTTTTGTTCGATCACGACAATCCCCTTTCTTCTCTTTGCTCTCTTTTCTCAGCCAGGGAAAATGCAAAAATACTTAGGGATTGGCTTCCTTTACCTCTTTGGGAATATCTTAATAGTGCCTATTTTCTGCTTTCATCGACGACGGCTAGCTCTCCTTTCCAACTCTCTTGTTATCCTCTCATTAAAGAGGTTATTGAAAAGATTCTCGTCATGCGACAGCTTCAAGATTATCTTTTTGAAGAGGAACCTTTCTTGCTCTGGTTGAAAATCGGGGAATACATTGAAAAAGTGGGTAATTGTGCTGCCTTTTTTTTTGCTTATCATCCGGAGGAAAACAAGGACGATCCTCCTTATGAAGAATGGGAAGCTTTCCTTAATTCCCTTTTTATCCGGGATCTTTTAAAGAAGAAAATAGGGATGAATGAGCTTAGCTATGAAAAAACAGCATTATATATCCTAGGCTCTTCACTTTATCCCTATTCCATTCTTTCTTTACTTGATAAAATGCTTCATTACCTGGGAGTCCTTTCGCAACAATGGGATATTGAATTGCTCCAGACCCAAACAAAAGAGCTTTTTTCCAAAGTCCTTGAACAAGTTAAAAATGGGATTACGGCTGAACGGAATAAAAAGATATTTTTAGATATTCAAATCGAATGCAACACAATCCATCAATCTCTTTTATCATCCCTAGGTTAA
- a CDS encoding circularly permuted type 2 ATP-grasp protein has product MASFSSTASKANPHFSQFSFFDQYKSLADGQDESLNILGNPKIEYQSLWEMILSRVGIEKLMMAQKKAFYRYKQLGVTFSLKNGKEKTEDRIFPFDVIPRLIVKREWEKIKKGLIQRLTALNLFVEDVYHKQRILKDKVIPGELVLNSSGFVEQMVGLDVPRGIYAAVCGCDLLKDQKGNFIVLEDNLRIPSGVSYMLSARMVLKECCPFFFSSQRPLPIQSYPKALLETFLDLHPPDCPQAQVAVLTPGPYNSAYFEHSFLANQMGTALVESKELIIENGKLYLKAGKTKKNITVLYRRIEEGFLDPEVFRPDSLIGLKGLFRLYREGKLNIINAPGCGIGDDKAIYSFVPQIIRYYLGEEPILHNVETYCCFNPKERSYVLEKIEQLVVKEVSQSGGYGMLIGPVSSSRQRQEFKQKILANPQNYIAQPLVWFSKLPCLVDGTIEPRRVDLRPFVLLGKEPRVIPGGLTRVAIDSQSFVVNSSQGGGSKDSWIVEDEKR; this is encoded by the coding sequence ATGGCTTCTTTTTCTTCCACTGCCAGTAAAGCCAATCCACATTTTTCCCAGTTCTCTTTTTTTGATCAGTATAAGAGTCTAGCTGATGGTCAGGATGAATCCTTGAACATCCTGGGAAATCCCAAAATAGAATATCAATCCCTATGGGAAATGATTCTGTCTCGAGTAGGCATAGAAAAGTTGATGATGGCTCAGAAAAAAGCTTTCTACAGGTACAAGCAATTGGGGGTTACTTTTTCATTGAAAAATGGGAAAGAAAAAACTGAAGACAGGATTTTTCCTTTTGATGTTATTCCCAGGCTCATCGTGAAAAGAGAATGGGAGAAAATAAAAAAAGGACTGATTCAAAGACTAACAGCTCTCAATCTTTTTGTTGAGGATGTTTATCATAAACAGAGAATACTGAAGGATAAAGTGATCCCTGGAGAGCTTGTCTTGAATTCTTCAGGCTTTGTTGAGCAAATGGTTGGGCTTGATGTTCCTAGAGGGATCTACGCTGCGGTTTGTGGCTGTGATCTGCTAAAAGACCAGAAGGGTAACTTTATTGTTCTTGAAGATAATCTAAGGATTCCCAGTGGGGTTTCCTATATGCTTTCAGCACGAATGGTATTAAAAGAATGTTGCCCTTTTTTCTTTTCTTCCCAGAGACCCTTACCTATCCAGTCTTATCCAAAAGCTCTTTTAGAAACGTTTTTGGATCTTCATCCCCCTGATTGCCCCCAAGCTCAAGTTGCTGTTTTGACTCCGGGTCCGTATAACTCAGCCTACTTTGAACATTCTTTTCTAGCCAACCAGATGGGGACAGCTCTTGTTGAATCTAAAGAGCTGATAATTGAAAATGGAAAGCTTTACCTCAAGGCTGGAAAAACTAAAAAAAATATCACTGTACTCTATCGGCGTATCGAGGAAGGGTTTTTGGATCCCGAGGTTTTTCGCCCTGATTCCTTAATTGGGCTTAAAGGACTATTTAGGCTATATCGAGAGGGAAAACTGAACATCATCAATGCACCGGGTTGTGGAATAGGGGATGACAAAGCGATCTATAGTTTTGTTCCTCAGATAATTCGCTATTACTTAGGCGAAGAGCCAATACTGCACAACGTAGAGACCTATTGTTGTTTTAATCCCAAGGAAAGAAGCTATGTTTTAGAGAAAATTGAGCAGTTGGTGGTTAAAGAGGTTAGCCAGTCGGGGGGCTATGGTATGCTTATTGGACCTGTCAGTTCTTCTCGACAACGACAAGAATTTAAACAAAAAATTTTAGCCAATCCCCAAAATTACATTGCTCAACCCTTAGTTTGGTTCTCAAAACTTCCCTGTCTTGTTGATGGGACCATAGAGCCAAGAAGAGTGGATTTGCGTCCTTTTGTCCTTTTAGGCAAAGAGCCTCGGGTAATCCCTGGAGGGCTGACCCGGGTCGCTATCGACTCCCAGTCGTTTGTGGTCAACTCATCCCAAGGAGGAGGGAGCAAAGATAGCTGGATTGTTGAGGATGAAAAAAGATAA